The Actinomycetota bacterium genome includes a region encoding these proteins:
- the grpE gene encoding nucleotide exchange factor GrpE: MSEAKKKNESYSKISYGKILFKNNGKSNEKTSKNRSQKIKPESIKKKKVKRKKTKSEIKLNKKIVELKKELDEKDNKLNDYIDTLQRLQAEFENYRKRILKEQSKSKTLANMDLIKKLLPILDDLEKAIISKENKDEVKAIIDGIDIIYKEFDQILNKEGVREVYSEGEIFDPRCHHAIMQIESDKHEEGTVLEVLQKGYLLNNTLLRPATVKVSKKTDKS; the protein is encoded by the coding sequence ATGTCAGAAGCTAAAAAGAAAAATGAATCGTATTCAAAAATTAGTTATGGCAAAATTCTATTTAAAAATAATGGAAAAAGCAATGAGAAGACAAGTAAAAATCGATCTCAAAAAATCAAGCCAGAATCAATTAAAAAAAAGAAGGTAAAAAGAAAAAAAACTAAGAGTGAGATAAAGTTGAATAAAAAGATTGTAGAATTAAAAAAAGAATTAGATGAGAAAGACAATAAACTAAATGATTATATTGATACTCTGCAGAGACTACAGGCAGAATTTGAAAACTATAGAAAGAGGATTCTAAAAGAACAGAGTAAATCCAAAACATTAGCTAATATGGATTTAATAAAGAAGTTGCTCCCCATACTTGATGATCTTGAAAAGGCAATAATTTCTAAAGAAAATAAAGATGAAGTTAAAGCCATTATTGATGGTATAGATATTATATATAAGGAATTTGATCAGATATTAAATAAAGAGGGGGTAAGAGAAGTCTATTCTGAAGGAGAAATATTTGATCCAAGGTGTCATCATGCAATAATGCAAATCGAAAGTGATAAACACGAGGAAGGGACAGTACTTGAAGTATTACAGAAAGGATACCTTCTGAATAACACATTACTAAGGCCCGCAACTGTAAAAGTTTCAAAAAAAACGGACAAGTCCTAA
- the dnaK gene encoding molecular chaperone DnaK yields the protein MSKPIGIDLGTTNSCIAVFEGGESTVIPNAEGGRVTPSVVAFTKSGERLVGMIAKRQAITNPDKTISSIKRKMGSKHRVKIDDKNYSPQEISAMILQKLKADAEAYLGEEITEAVITVPAYFEDSQRKATKEAGKIAGMKVLRIINEPTAAALAYGLDKEQDQKILVFDLGGGTFDVSILDIGDGVFEVKATSGNNLLGGDDYDEKIAEWIISEFKKEQGIDLSGDKMAMQRLKEAAEKAKCELSTTQTANINLPFITADESGPKHLEMTLTRAKLVQLVSDLIDKCVGPTKRAMEDAGVKPGDLDHVLLVGGQTRMPAVRDLVKKLTGKEPRKDINPDEVVAVGAAIQAGVLKGEVKDVLLLDVTPLSLGIETKGGVFTRLIERNTTIPTKKGEIFSTAEDNQTTVEIHVLQGERPMAAFNKTLGRFQLVGIPSALRGIPQIEVNFDIDANGIVHVFAKDLGTGNEQKITITSSAGISDDEIEKMMKEAEVHAEEDKNKREEAETRNNADNLIYSTEKSLRQLGDKLPSGERSNIESTISELKKALAGTDVEAIRQKSQDLMDASHKLAEAVYAQTTQKTTKAEESKGEEKVKPEEEEEVVDADYEVVDENE from the coding sequence ATGTCAAAACCAATTGGTATTGATCTAGGTACAACCAACTCATGTATTGCTGTATTTGAGGGAGGAGAATCAACAGTTATACCAAATGCGGAAGGTGGTAGGGTAACACCATCAGTTGTAGCTTTTACTAAATCTGGTGAGCGTTTAGTAGGAATGATAGCAAAAAGACAAGCAATAACAAATCCGGATAAAACTATATCATCTATTAAGAGAAAAATGGGTTCGAAACATAGAGTAAAGATAGATGATAAAAATTATTCACCACAAGAAATTTCTGCAATGATATTACAAAAGTTGAAAGCTGATGCAGAAGCATATTTAGGTGAAGAGATAACTGAGGCAGTAATTACAGTTCCAGCCTATTTTGAGGATAGTCAAAGAAAAGCTACAAAAGAGGCTGGTAAAATAGCAGGCATGAAAGTACTAAGAATAATAAATGAGCCAACAGCAGCTGCTCTTGCATATGGTTTGGACAAGGAGCAAGATCAGAAAATATTAGTTTTTGATCTTGGTGGAGGAACATTTGATGTTTCAATTTTAGATATTGGAGATGGAGTTTTCGAAGTAAAAGCTACAAGTGGGAACAATCTTTTGGGTGGGGATGATTATGATGAGAAAATAGCGGAATGGATAATTTCTGAATTCAAAAAAGAACAAGGAATAGACCTTTCTGGTGATAAGATGGCAATGCAAAGACTTAAAGAAGCAGCTGAGAAGGCAAAATGTGAACTTTCTACTACTCAAACTGCTAATATAAATCTACCTTTTATAACAGCTGATGAGTCAGGACCAAAACACCTTGAGATGACACTTACCAGAGCCAAACTTGTTCAATTGGTTTCTGATCTAATTGATAAGTGTGTTGGTCCAACAAAAAGAGCAATGGAGGATGCTGGAGTAAAGCCTGGGGATTTAGACCATGTCCTATTAGTTGGAGGGCAAACAAGGATGCCCGCAGTAAGAGATTTAGTAAAGAAATTGACAGGGAAAGAACCGAGAAAAGATATAAATCCTGATGAAGTTGTTGCTGTAGGAGCAGCAATTCAAGCAGGGGTTTTAAAGGGTGAAGTTAAAGATGTTCTTCTACTGGATGTTACTCCTTTGTCATTAGGTATTGAGACAAAAGGCGGAGTTTTTACTAGGTTAATTGAGAGAAATACAACAATTCCTACCAAAAAGGGAGAAATATTTTCCACAGCTGAGGATAATCAAACAACTGTTGAGATTCATGTACTTCAAGGTGAAAGACCAATGGCAGCTTTCAATAAGACATTGGGTAGATTTCAACTTGTAGGAATACCATCAGCTCTAAGAGGAATCCCGCAGATTGAGGTAAATTTTGATATTGATGCTAATGGAATTGTTCATGTATTTGCCAAAGATCTTGGAACTGGAAATGAACAGAAAATAACAATAACTTCTTCAGCTGGTATATCTGATGATGAGATAGAAAAAATGATGAAGGAAGCTGAAGTTCATGCAGAGGAAGATAAAAATAAAAGAGAAGAAGCTGAGACAAGAAATAATGCAGATAATCTCATATATTCAACAGAGAAATCGTTAAGACAATTAGGTGATAAATTACCTTCAGGAGAAAGAAGCAATATAGAATCTACTATTTCAGAATTGAAAAAAGCATTAGCTGGAACAGATGTTGAAGCTATAAGACAGAAGTCACAAGATTTGATGGATGCCTCTCATAAATTAGCTGAAGCAGTGTATGCCCAGACAACTCAAAAGACTACAAAAGCTGAAGAGTCTAAAGGTGAGGAAAAAGTGAAACCAGAAGAAGAGGAAGAAGTCGTGGATGCTGATTATGAAGTTGTGGATGAAAACGAATAA
- a CDS encoding histone deacetylase, protein MSTGLFYHPIFLEHDTGWGHPERAQRLVAILDEIEKRKDLNNIETVSPDKASIKDIQLNHSDSYIKLIQNTSEIKGIKHLDPDTAVCSKSYESALHACGAVLNAVKSVYEGIYRNAFALVRPPGHHALFSQAMGFCIFNNIAIAAKYLKNVMGLRKVVIIDWDAHHGNGTQDSFYNDPDVLYISLHQFPFYPGTGSANEIGTGIAKGFNVNIPMFAYSGENTYLLAIERIISPIVYQFSPEFILISAGYDGHYKDPLTQLLLTSNTFFRLSKAAIEMANEVCSGRIIFSLEGGYYLNGLSQSVIETLRAMVGYNDPVPYPSEELKERNSSREIEQIIEIQKRYWKL, encoded by the coding sequence ATGTCTACAGGATTATTTTATCATCCAATTTTTTTAGAACATGATACGGGGTGGGGTCATCCGGAAAGAGCACAAAGATTAGTTGCAATATTAGATGAAATTGAAAAAAGAAAAGATTTAAATAATATTGAAACTGTTTCGCCTGATAAAGCCTCTATAAAGGATATTCAATTAAATCACAGTGATAGCTATATTAAATTAATTCAAAATACATCAGAAATAAAAGGTATAAAACATTTAGATCCCGATACAGCAGTCTGTTCAAAGTCATATGAAAGCGCGCTTCATGCATGTGGAGCAGTTTTAAATGCAGTCAAGTCAGTATATGAGGGGATTTATAGAAATGCATTTGCTTTAGTGAGACCACCTGGACATCATGCACTTTTTTCCCAAGCTATGGGTTTTTGTATATTTAATAATATTGCAATAGCTGCTAAGTATTTAAAGAATGTAATGGGTTTGCGTAAAGTAGTTATTATTGATTGGGATGCTCATCATGGAAATGGTACACAAGATTCATTTTATAATGACCCAGATGTCCTTTATATATCTTTACATCAATTTCCTTTTTATCCAGGAACTGGTTCTGCTAATGAAATTGGAACGGGTATTGCAAAAGGATTTAATGTAAATATACCAATGTTTGCATATAGTGGAGAGAATACTTATTTATTGGCAATAGAAAGGATCATTTCTCCGATTGTTTATCAATTTTCACCAGAATTCATTTTGATTAGTGCTGGATATGATGGACATTATAAGGATCCTTTAACTCAACTTCTTTTAACAAGTAATACATTTTTTAGATTATCAAAAGCTGCAATAGAAATGGCGAATGAAGTTTGTAGTGGTAGAATTATCTTCTCTTTAGAGGGTGGCTATTACTTAAATGGATTATCTCAAAGTGTAATAGAAACCCTCAGAGCGATGGTCGGGTATAATGATCCAGTTCCTTATCCATCAGAAGAGTTAAAGGAGAGGAATTCAAGCAGGGAAATAGAACAAATAATAGAAATTCAAAAAAGATATTGGAAATTATAA
- a CDS encoding N-acetylmuramoyl-L-alanine amidase, translated as MKLKIGSKGKEVVDLQTRLKSLGFSLGLEDIDGFFGIKTEEAVKSFQQKRGLAVTGTIDSITWLEVVEAGYTLGSRTLYFKVPPFRGDDVKTLQHYLNSLGFDSGEVTGIFNKKTETAVRKFQNNMSLDEDGLVGPETIKSLNNLKRSLERGTNYHIPERKIIKQTKPIICIDPGHGLPADPGKIGVYGLTEAEVCWEIAENLIQEISKTELAGCITQKIGENLNESERASVANSKKANILISVHLNYCDSPFAEGSSCYYFSSGLSFSNSGKILSNLIEDNLIKRLRVPDCRVHGMNIPILKETSMTSVRVEPGFISNPEEEKRMATKKYKKNVAIAILTGIKDFLNKDI; from the coding sequence ATGAAACTAAAAATAGGATCCAAGGGTAAAGAGGTTGTTGATTTGCAAACTAGGTTAAAATCCTTAGGATTTTCACTTGGTTTAGAGGATATTGATGGTTTTTTTGGAATAAAGACAGAAGAAGCTGTTAAATCCTTTCAACAAAAAAGAGGTCTGGCAGTTACAGGTACTATTGATTCAATTACATGGCTGGAAGTTGTTGAAGCAGGATACACTTTAGGAAGTAGAACTCTATATTTTAAAGTACCACCTTTTAGAGGTGATGATGTTAAGACTTTACAACATTATCTCAATTCACTTGGTTTTGATTCAGGAGAAGTAACAGGAATTTTTAACAAAAAAACAGAAACTGCTGTTAGAAAATTTCAAAATAACATGTCTTTAGATGAAGATGGACTTGTTGGTCCGGAAACTATAAAGTCTCTTAATAATTTAAAAAGATCATTAGAGAGAGGGACTAATTATCATATTCCAGAAAGAAAAATCATCAAGCAAACTAAGCCAATAATCTGTATTGATCCGGGACATGGGTTACCTGCTGATCCAGGTAAAATAGGAGTTTACGGGTTAACTGAGGCTGAAGTCTGCTGGGAAATTGCTGAAAATCTGATTCAAGAGATTTCAAAAACAGAATTGGCTGGATGCATAACTCAAAAGATTGGTGAAAATTTAAATGAGAGTGAGAGAGCATCGGTTGCGAATTCAAAAAAGGCAAATATTTTAATAAGTGTTCATTTAAATTATTGTGATAGCCCATTTGCTGAGGGAAGTAGTTGTTATTATTTCTCATCCGGATTATCATTCTCAAATTCTGGAAAAATACTTTCAAACTTAATAGAGGACAATTTAATCAAAAGATTAAGGGTACCGGATTGCAGGGTTCATGGAATGAATATACCAATTCTAAAAGAGACATCAATGACATCTGTAAGAGTGGAACCAGGATTTATTTCAAATCCAGAGGAAGAGAAAAGGATGGCAACTAAAAAATATAAAAAAAATGTAGCAATTGCCATTTTAACAGGCATAAAAGATTTTCTAAATAAGGATATTTAA
- a CDS encoding DUF72 domain-containing protein, whose product MLKFYSKNFKTTEINFTYYRMPNPYIINRMAHKVPDDFVFSVKANSLMTHERKAKSKDYNGFIKGISPLIERDQLACVLAQFPWSFKLDRYNLDYLKHLRDNMIDIPLVIEFRNTSWINDETFDFLEQNELGFCCVDQPKLRGLIPPVAKITSDIAYVRFHGRNSQKWWHHKKAYERYDYEYKQDELLEWVPKIKELEEKAIKTMIYFNNHYKSKAVKAANLLLSLL is encoded by the coding sequence ATGTTAAAATTCTATTCTAAAAATTTTAAAACAACTGAAATAAATTTTACATATTATAGAATGCCAAATCCATACATAATCAACAGGATGGCTCATAAAGTACCTGATGATTTTGTTTTTTCAGTAAAAGCAAACAGCTTAATGACACATGAAAGAAAAGCTAAGTCCAAGGATTATAATGGTTTTATAAAAGGTATATCTCCATTAATTGAAAGAGATCAGTTAGCTTGTGTTTTAGCACAATTTCCCTGGTCTTTTAAGCTTGATCGTTACAACTTAGATTATTTAAAACATTTAAGAGATAATATGATTGATATCCCCCTGGTTATAGAATTCAGAAACACTTCCTGGATAAATGATGAAACATTTGATTTCCTTGAACAGAATGAATTAGGATTTTGTTGTGTTGACCAACCAAAACTAAGGGGTTTGATTCCTCCTGTTGCTAAAATAACCTCTGATATTGCTTATGTCAGATTTCATGGAAGAAATTCTCAAAAATGGTGGCATCACAAGAAGGCATATGAGAGGTATGATTACGAATACAAGCAAGATGAATTATTGGAATGGGTTCCTAAAATAAAGGAACTAGAGGAAAAAGCTATTAAAACTATGATTTATTTTAATAATCATTATAAATCAAAGGCTGTAAAGGCTGCTAATCTCTTGCTTTCCCTGCTATAA
- a CDS encoding AAA family ATPase produces the protein MKGFKIAISGKGGVGKTTIAGTLAFIYELDKKKVLVVDADPNTNLASVLGISYAQSSQITPISEMIELIEERTGAKPGTYGTFFKMNPKVDDIPDKYCHKINGIKLLIMGTVKKGGSGCVCPENVLLKRLVSHLILRRDEVVIMDMAAGVEHLGRATASAVDSLIIVVEPGQRSIQTAFTMKKLAGEIGLKNIYIILNKVRTKDEEKLLKERLYDFEILGTIYFSEKIRLADLGQKIPFKVDKEFVKNLNQIKKKLDTKITQKKSQIY, from the coding sequence ATGAAGGGATTTAAAATAGCTATAAGTGGTAAAGGTGGTGTCGGAAAAACAACTATTGCAGGAACACTCGCTTTTATTTATGAATTAGATAAGAAAAAGGTATTGGTTGTGGATGCTGATCCCAATACAAATCTCGCATCTGTTTTAGGAATAAGTTATGCCCAGTCTTCTCAAATCACCCCCATATCTGAAATGATAGAACTCATAGAGGAGAGAACTGGAGCAAAGCCTGGAACTTATGGTACTTTCTTTAAGATGAATCCAAAAGTTGATGATATCCCTGATAAATACTGCCATAAAATAAATGGAATTAAACTACTCATCATGGGAACAGTAAAGAAGGGTGGTTCCGGATGTGTTTGCCCTGAAAATGTTTTGCTTAAAAGATTGGTATCTCATCTTATTTTAAGAAGAGATGAAGTTGTGATAATGGATATGGCAGCGGGGGTAGAACATTTAGGTAGGGCTACTGCAAGTGCAGTGGATTCTTTAATAATAGTAGTAGAACCTGGACAAAGGAGTATACAAACCGCTTTTACTATGAAAAAACTTGCGGGTGAAATTGGTTTAAAAAATATTTATATAATACTCAATAAGGTTAGAACAAAAGATGAAGAAAAGTTATTAAAAGAGAGATTATATGATTTTGAAATTTTAGGAACTATATATTTTAGTGAAAAAATTCGCTTAGCAGATCTGGGTCAGAAAATCCCTTTTAAAGTTGATAAGGAGTTTGTGAAGAATCTTAATCAAATAAAGAAGAAGCTGGATACCAAAATAACCCAAAAAAAATCACAAATCTATTAA
- a CDS encoding C40 family peptidase, which translates to MEDPLLRKRRSFFIISKIVFSVILVISFTLSYSSPLSATPLSEKRAEKDRLIKEIYRIHEDLDETVEKYNFYTDELNKVESKIIFLEKRESRLNFELVSLKTELEAALEEIYKYGQMNFVYVVSSPDTVNDLMDRIKLFSIAGDKHAQLIMKVEEMRNEIINIEQEAEKQKKITLGLMSELNLIREQVEEKIREKERLLAKVKQDIQILEREMYTPVINFISPSDYTGVVSLALAQQGKPYVWGASGPNSFDCSGLVYWVFRQFGTYLPRTVRGQYNAGASVSKSDLRPGDLVFFKNFSHVGIYIGNGNFVHAPHTGTRVRVESLSNPYRLKNYCGACRI; encoded by the coding sequence TTGGAAGATCCTTTACTTAGAAAGAGGAGAAGCTTCTTTATTATAAGTAAAATTGTTTTTAGTGTAATTTTAGTCATTTCATTTACACTTTCCTATTCGTCACCACTTAGTGCCACGCCTTTAAGTGAAAAAAGAGCTGAAAAAGATAGACTTATTAAAGAAATATATCGCATTCATGAGGACCTTGATGAAACAGTTGAGAAATATAATTTTTATACAGATGAGCTTAATAAGGTTGAATCAAAGATAATATTTCTTGAAAAACGAGAAAGTAGACTTAATTTTGAACTCGTCTCTTTAAAAACAGAGCTTGAAGCTGCATTAGAAGAAATTTATAAATATGGACAGATGAATTTTGTATATGTAGTGTCGTCTCCAGACACTGTTAATGATCTGATGGATAGAATAAAACTCTTTTCAATAGCTGGAGATAAGCATGCTCAGTTGATAATGAAGGTTGAGGAAATGAGAAATGAAATTATTAATATTGAGCAGGAAGCTGAGAAGCAAAAGAAGATAACATTGGGCTTGATGTCAGAGTTAAATTTGATAAGAGAACAAGTAGAAGAAAAAATAAGAGAGAAGGAAAGACTTCTTGCCAAGGTTAAGCAGGATATACAAATCTTAGAAAGAGAGATGTATACACCAGTAATTAATTTCATTTCTCCATCTGATTATACAGGTGTGGTATCTCTTGCATTAGCTCAACAGGGAAAACCTTATGTCTGGGGAGCTTCAGGTCCTAATAGTTTTGATTGCTCAGGACTTGTTTATTGGGTTTTTAGACAATTTGGAACCTATCTACCTCGGACTGTAAGAGGTCAATATAATGCAGGAGCTTCTGTTTCAAAATCAGATCTTAGACCAGGAGATTTAGTTTTTTTCAAAAACTTTAGTCATGTTGGAATATATATTGGAAATGGAAACTTCGTTCACGCTCCGCATACTGGAACTAGAGTAAGAGTAGAATCATTAAGTAATCCATATAGGTTAAAAAACTATTGCGGAGCCTGTCGTATTTAA
- a CDS encoding MerR family transcriptional regulator yields the protein MNRDKKKPVYIISIAAKLAQVHPQTLRLYERRRLVKPVRTSTNIRLYSEENIEQTIYVHELTQNLGINLAGVRRILDLEKELELAELDLKKAQMELERLTKEMEREIENVRKSFKHEIVPFSSRDIEPI from the coding sequence ATGAACAGGGATAAAAAGAAACCAGTATATATAATAAGCATAGCTGCTAAACTAGCTCAAGTACATCCTCAAACTCTAAGATTATATGAGAGAAGAAGATTAGTGAAGCCCGTAAGAACGTCTACTAACATACGTTTATATTCAGAGGAAAATATTGAGCAGACTATATATGTTCACGAATTAACTCAAAACCTTGGGATAAATTTAGCAGGTGTTAGAAGGATTTTAGATTTAGAAAAAGAACTTGAGTTAGCTGAATTAGATCTTAAAAAAGCACAAATGGAATTGGAAAGACTAACTAAAGAAATGGAAAGAGAAATAGAAAATGTTCGCAAAAGTTTCAAACATGAAATTGTTCCATTTTCTTCTCGTGATATAGAACCTATTTAA
- the trxB gene encoding thioredoxin-disulfide reductase: MKVRDLIIIGAGPAGMSAGIYAARSALSPLIIESQMPGGKVALTDFIENYPAFPNGMSGQELTKLMEEQCNNFNVEFMNFVQVDFVEKENKIFKLKTNRGDFFAKTVIVATGASPAELGIPGEREFKGRGVSYCATCDGPLFKDKDILVVGGGDSAVQEAIYLTKFVSSLKVVHRRDKLRARKMLQEKAFKNPKIDILWNSNLLEIKGKDLVETVVIFNNKTNQKREIRIDGVFMYVGFKPNSSLVKDLVEMDKLGRIITDHKMRTSTTGLFAAGDVRNTPLRQVVTAVSDGAIAAINAEEYLEYEMKI, from the coding sequence ATGAAGGTAAGAGATTTAATTATTATTGGAGCAGGTCCAGCGGGAATGAGTGCTGGAATATATGCAGCCAGGTCAGCTTTATCACCCCTCATTATAGAATCACAAATGCCCGGTGGTAAGGTAGCTCTTACAGATTTTATCGAAAACTACCCAGCATTTCCCAATGGTATGTCTGGTCAAGAGTTAACTAAACTTATGGAAGAACAGTGTAATAATTTTAATGTTGAGTTTATGAACTTTGTCCAGGTTGATTTTGTTGAAAAGGAAAACAAAATCTTTAAGTTAAAAACTAACCGGGGTGATTTTTTTGCTAAAACTGTTATAGTTGCAACTGGAGCAAGTCCGGCTGAACTGGGTATTCCTGGAGAAAGGGAGTTTAAAGGAAGAGGAGTTTCATATTGTGCAACTTGTGATGGCCCTTTGTTTAAGGATAAAGATATCCTTGTTGTTGGTGGTGGTGATTCAGCTGTTCAGGAGGCAATTTATTTAACTAAATTTGTATCATCTTTAAAGGTAGTTCATAGAAGGGATAAATTAAGAGCAAGAAAGATGCTACAAGAAAAAGCTTTTAAAAATCCCAAAATAGATATTTTATGGAATTCTAATCTATTGGAAATCAAAGGAAAGGATTTGGTCGAGACGGTAGTAATTTTTAATAATAAAACAAATCAGAAAAGAGAGATAAGAATAGATGGCGTTTTTATGTATGTGGGATTTAAACCAAATTCATCCTTAGTTAAAGACTTAGTAGAAATGGATAAACTGGGTAGAATAATAACAGATCATAAAATGAGAACTTCTACTACTGGATTATTTGCTGCTGGGGATGTAAGAAATACACCTTTAAGACAAGTCGTTACTGCTGTTTCAGATGGAGCAATAGCAGCTATAAACGCAGAAGAATATTTAGAATACGAGATGAAAATTTAA
- the dnaJ gene encoding molecular chaperone DnaJ — protein MEFKDYYKILGVDKNATQDEIKKVYRKLAQKYHPDINQNNKDAEEKFKEISVAYSVLGDKEKRKRYDEQVRTYSQGPFGFQAKGFRPEDFQTIWNFQEFSESSAFESIFDLFKTGGVRNRRTKAPKRGNDITYKINLSFDEAMKGVTTKINVSANLACTKCEGAGTEPGTFPITCPNCNGRGVVSRNQGFFSISQTCPRCLGQGRIIKHPCTKCKGIGRERRVRKLTIKIPAGVKNGSKIRFKGMGESGDKGSPSGDLYIITKVKSHPIFKRRNSDILIDLPITFTEAALGTNIEIPTPNRKISLKIPAGSQSGKLFRIRGKGAPKLKGSGNGDFFIKLKVVTPNKLSVKEKRLFMDLERISKSNPREKIFKYH, from the coding sequence TTGGAATTTAAGGATTATTACAAAATTCTGGGTGTGGATAAAAACGCAACACAGGATGAGATAAAGAAAGTATATAGAAAGTTAGCTCAGAAATACCATCCTGATATTAACCAAAATAATAAAGATGCAGAGGAAAAATTTAAAGAAATTTCAGTTGCATACTCAGTTTTAGGAGATAAAGAGAAGAGAAAGAGATATGATGAACAGGTTAGAACGTACAGTCAGGGACCTTTTGGATTTCAAGCTAAAGGATTTAGACCAGAGGATTTTCAAACAATTTGGAACTTTCAGGAATTTAGTGAATCTTCAGCCTTCGAGAGCATATTTGACTTATTTAAAACTGGGGGTGTAAGAAACAGAAGAACTAAAGCGCCAAAGAGAGGAAATGACATTACATATAAAATAAATCTCTCCTTTGACGAAGCAATGAAAGGTGTAACTACAAAAATAAATGTAAGCGCTAATTTAGCATGTACGAAGTGCGAAGGTGCGGGAACTGAGCCAGGGACTTTTCCAATAACATGTCCAAATTGCAATGGAAGGGGAGTAGTATCGAGAAATCAGGGCTTTTTTAGTATAAGTCAAACATGTCCTCGATGTTTAGGTCAAGGTAGAATAATAAAGCACCCTTGCACTAAATGTAAAGGTATAGGGAGGGAGAGGAGAGTAAGAAAATTAACTATAAAAATCCCAGCTGGAGTGAAAAATGGTTCAAAAATAAGGTTTAAGGGTATGGGGGAATCTGGTGACAAAGGAAGTCCATCTGGAGATTTATATATTATTACTAAAGTAAAATCGCATCCCATTTTTAAAAGAAGAAATAGTGATATTTTAATAGATTTACCTATTACCTTCACTGAAGCTGCTTTAGGAACAAATATTGAAATTCCAACCCCAAATAGAAAAATTTCATTAAAGATTCCAGCTGGTTCACAAAGCGGGAAACTGTTTAGAATAAGAGGTAAGGGAGCACCAAAATTAAAAGGAAGTGGCAACGGAGATTTTTTTATAAAACTTAAAGTTGTAACTCCCAACAAGCTTTCAGTAAAGGAAAAAAGATTATTTATGGACCTTGAGAGGATTAGCAAATCAAATCCAAGGGAAAAAATATTTAAATATCATTAA
- the trxA gene encoding thioredoxin, with protein sequence MPEKILKLTDENFQETIKNTDLPIIVDFGASWCGPCRMMEPIFNELAKELENEVILAKLNVDENPEISKNYEIMSIPTFIMFQDGKLVKKAMGARPKEKFLEEFGLK encoded by the coding sequence TTGCCAGAGAAAATATTAAAACTAACTGATGAAAATTTTCAGGAAACTATTAAAAATACAGATCTTCCTATAATTGTGGATTTTGGGGCTTCATGGTGTGGACCTTGCAGGATGATGGAACCAATATTTAATGAATTAGCAAAGGAATTGGAAAATGAGGTAATACTTGCAAAATTAAATGTTGATGAAAATCCTGAAATTTCTAAGAATTATGAGATTATGAGCATTCCAACATTTATAATGTTTCAAGATGGAAAATTAGTGAAAAAAGCAATGGGAGCTCGCCCAAAGGAGAAATTTTTAGAAGAATTTGGTTTGAAATAA